One window from the genome of Parasteatoda tepidariorum isolate YZ-2023 chromosome 8, CAS_Ptep_4.0, whole genome shotgun sequence encodes:
- the LOC107445391 gene encoding quinone oxidoreductase-like protein 1, translating into MSVKKMKCIYKEVVGTLTPKYIIENNTDLPPLTRYSVLIEVKACSLSEVDIKLMQLVSRDTSPTQYSVGKDVAGIVREIGNAVSTLKVGDEVVGIIPLDYGFSGCAEYVVLHEFDVTKKPEQVSYVDAAACIGDAVRSYTALHYLGRLSHGDTVLIMDGASAFGSLCIQLAHHWGAKVITTISSEDEKLYLEGLDDQLALVIDLRKKNNLTPFHTSSFRNGNSEMIWSACMEETGGLGVDLIIDNGVTLFSDNEYRILTNDNYSYPIPSKHEIISALSVGGRWITSKENLQLDPSNSRLLFLKCASLGFLFEHAWTLSSTQQGQYLHILMDIMEKVADGVIRPNVYHTVSFDSVPETMKKLPSVRVGKIVMKMD; encoded by the exons ATGTCTGTAAAAAAGatgaaatgtatttataaagaaGTTGTTGGAAcattgacaccaaaatatatCATCGAaaacaat aCTGATCTGCCCCCTTTAACACGGTATTCTGTATTAATTGAAGTTAAAGCATGTTCTCTTTCTGAGGTTGATATCAAG ttgatgCAGTTAGTGAGCAGAGATACTTCTCCTACTCAATATAGTGTTGGTAAAGACGTTGCAGGGATTGTTCGTGAAATTGGGAATGCTGTTAGTACATTGAAAGTTGGTGACGAAGTTGTag GTATCATTCCTTTGGATTATGGTTTTTCGGGATGTGCCGAATATGTAGTTTTACATGAATTCGATGTca ctAAAAAGCCTGAACAAGTGAGTTACGTAGATGCTGCTGCGTGTATTGGTGATGCTGTCCGTTCATATACTGCTCTTCACTACTTGGGCCGTTTGAGTCATGGGGACACTGTTCTGATTATGGATGGGGCTTCGGCGTTTGGTAGTCTGTGCATTCAGTTAGCTCATCACTGGGGTGCAAAA GTCATTACAACTATCAGCTCGGAAGATGAAAAACTATACCTAGAAGGTCTGGATGACCAGCTGGCTTTGGTTATCGATCTCCGAAAAAAGAACAACCTGACGCCCTTCCATACATCAAGCTTCAGAAATGGCAACAGTGAAATGATATGGTCTGCCTGTATGGAAGAAACTGGTGGACTGGGTGTTGATCTCATTATTGATAATGGTGTCACCCTGTTTTCTGATAATGAATACAGGATCTTAACTAATGATAACTATTCTTATCCTATTCCAAGTAAACATGAAATAATATCTGCTCTTTCTGTTGGTGGAAGATGGATTACATCAAAAGAAAACTTACAg CTTGATCCATCCAATTCCAgacttctatttttaaagtgtgCAAGCCTTGGTTTCTTATTTGAGCATGCCTGGACTCTATCATCAACTCAACAAGGACAATACCTAC ATATTCTAATGGATATAATGGAAAAAGTTGCTGATGGTGTTATAAG gccCAATGTTTACCATACCGTCTCCTTTGATTCTGTGCCagaaactatgaaaaaattgcCAAGTGTCCGTGTTGGGAAGATTGTCATGAAAATGGACTGA